From a region of the Candidatus Brocadia sp. genome:
- a CDS encoding M48 family metallopeptidase, with the protein MSKLRFLSLLIIVMLLVSCSTVPITGRKQISFIPQSQLIGSSIDAYNQLLSQSKLSSDPTKKQMVVDVGTKIAAAAEGYMRENGMEKELEAYHWEFNLIEDDKTVNAFCMPGGKIAVYTGILPITQDETGLAVVMGHEVAHALANHGGERMSQALLAQLGATSLSVALSSQPAMTKELLMQAYGVGANVGVLLPYSRRQELEADHIGLILMAKADYDPRTAIPFWQRMGNVGGERPPEFLSTHPAPERRVEDIRDKIPEALKYYKGL; encoded by the coding sequence ATGTCTAAATTGAGATTTTTATCGTTACTTATTATCGTAATGCTTCTCGTCAGTTGCTCAACGGTGCCAATTACGGGAAGAAAGCAAATTTCCTTTATACCACAGAGCCAGCTTATTGGTTCCAGTATTGATGCGTATAACCAGCTATTATCCCAATCGAAGCTTTCTTCTGACCCAACAAAAAAACAGATGGTGGTCGACGTTGGAACCAAAATAGCAGCAGCAGCAGAAGGGTATATGCGTGAAAATGGAATGGAAAAAGAACTTGAAGCGTATCATTGGGAATTCAACCTCATTGAAGATGATAAAACGGTAAATGCCTTCTGCATGCCGGGGGGCAAGATTGCCGTTTATACCGGAATACTTCCCATTACTCAAGACGAGACTGGTCTGGCAGTTGTAATGGGCCATGAAGTGGCTCATGCGTTGGCGAATCACGGCGGTGAAAGGATGAGTCAGGCCTTGCTGGCACAACTGGGAGCAACCTCACTGTCGGTAGCACTCAGCAGCCAACCCGCAATGACCAAAGAATTGTTAATGCAGGCTTATGGGGTAGGCGCAAATGTGGGAGTCCTGCTGCCATATAGTCGTCGCCAAGAACTGGAAGCTGATCATATTGGTCTTATCCTTATGGCAAAGGCTGATTATGACCCACGAACGGCTATTCCGTTCTGGCAAAGAATGGGGAATGTGGGGGGAGAAAGACCTCCCGAATTTTTGTCTACTCATCCAGCGCCAGAGAGAAGGGTCGAAGACATTCGAGATAAAATTCCCGAAGCGTTGAAATATTATAAAGGTCTTTGA
- the dapF gene encoding diaminopimelate epimerase → MKFTKMHGIGNDYVYINCFEEEIGVPAKLAPIISDRHFGVGSDGLILILSSAVADCRMRIFNADGSEAQMCGNGIRCVAKYVYDNKITQKNPLTVETLAGIKTVQVFTENGRVSKARVNMGKPGLMRSEIPMIGNETKVIDESLPIDKNVSFRITCVSMGNPHCVVFVDDLDGLDISKYGPEIERHRVFPERINVHFVRIHNPKEVTMKTWERGSGITMACGTGASAVCVAGVLNKKTERNVLAHLPGGDLELEWAADGNVYMTGPATEVFTGEGTFTQKG, encoded by the coding sequence ATGAAATTCACAAAAATGCACGGTATTGGCAACGACTATGTTTATATTAATTGTTTTGAAGAAGAGATTGGTGTACCTGCAAAGCTCGCCCCGATTATCAGTGACCGACATTTTGGTGTGGGGTCTGACGGCCTTATTCTTATCCTGTCTTCTGCGGTGGCCGATTGCCGGATGCGTATCTTTAATGCCGATGGCAGTGAGGCCCAGATGTGTGGAAATGGTATCCGTTGTGTCGCGAAATATGTGTATGACAACAAAATTACTCAAAAAAATCCGCTCACTGTGGAAACCCTGGCGGGGATCAAGACTGTCCAGGTTTTTACCGAAAACGGGCGGGTGTCTAAGGCAAGGGTCAACATGGGCAAGCCCGGACTCATGCGATCTGAAATCCCTATGATTGGCAATGAAACAAAGGTAATTGATGAAAGCCTGCCTATTGATAAGAATGTGTCATTCCGGATTACTTGTGTTTCCATGGGAAATCCCCACTGTGTTGTCTTTGTTGACGATCTTGATGGCCTTGATATTTCAAAGTACGGCCCGGAAATTGAGCGCCATCGGGTATTCCCGGAACGGATAAATGTCCACTTTGTCCGAATCCATAACCCGAAGGAGGTCACGATGAAGACGTGGGAACGTGGCTCCGGAATAACTATGGCCTGCGGAACAGGTGCCTCTGCGGTATGTGTTGCGGGTGTTCTTAACAAAAAGACCGAGCGAAATGTCCTTGCACATTTACCAGGAGGCGATCTGGAACTGGAATGGGCAGCAGATGGTAATGTTTATATGACGGGTCCTGCAACGGAGGTTTTTACCGGCGAAGGGACATTTACACAGAAAGGTTAA
- a CDS encoding glycosyltransferase, with the protein MTKDSMSKVQTQLFLPQNLHRKGEGGLRSEGYFKKSCVGKPLVTIITVALNGVNYIEKTMKSVINQTYDNVEYVVIDGGSTDGTLDIVKKYKDSITYWISEPDDGISDAFNKGISLSAGDIIGILSAGDWYETDTIAQVVSHFSTGKADIVHGMSQYWDSSAKKTHLICANHDLLHREMTVCHLTVFALRKCYTSIGLFRREFRYAMDYEWLLRAKVSGMTFLYINRCLAHSREGGISDRKWRSALWEVAQAKSIHFHGRINHLLYFVYQVIKGTVRRYLDHIGLQFITRFYHTRYSLTKKTRSID; encoded by the coding sequence ATGACAAAGGATTCCATGTCAAAGGTACAAACACAACTTTTTCTCCCTCAAAATCTTCACAGAAAGGGTGAAGGTGGGTTGCGTAGTGAAGGGTATTTTAAAAAGTCTTGTGTTGGGAAACCGCTGGTAACCATTATTACCGTTGCACTGAATGGAGTGAATTACATTGAGAAAACTATGAAAAGTGTTATAAACCAGACCTATGATAATGTGGAATATGTTGTAATTGATGGTGGTTCTACCGATGGGACGCTTGATATTGTTAAAAAGTATAAAGACAGTATTACTTATTGGATAAGTGAACCTGATGACGGGATAAGTGACGCCTTTAATAAGGGAATTAGCCTTTCTGCAGGGGATATAATCGGCATTCTTAGTGCTGGTGACTGGTATGAAACGGATACCATTGCTCAGGTAGTTTCACATTTCTCTACAGGAAAAGCCGATATCGTACACGGGATGAGTCAATATTGGGATTCTTCAGCAAAAAAAACTCATTTAATTTGTGCAAACCATGATTTATTGCATCGTGAAATGACGGTATGTCATTTAACGGTATTTGCATTACGCAAATGTTATACGTCTATCGGTCTTTTTCGAAGGGAATTTCGCTATGCAATGGATTATGAATGGTTATTACGGGCTAAGGTAAGTGGAATGACTTTCTTGTATATCAATCGATGTCTGGCGCATTCAAGAGAAGGTGGTATTTCTGATAGGAAGTGGCGGAGTGCGCTCTGGGAGGTTGCTCAAGCGAAGTCCATTCATTTCCACGGGCGGATAAATCACCTGTTGTATTTTGTTTATCAGGTTATTAAGGGAACAGTTCGCCGTTATCTAGACCATATCGGCTTGCAGTTTATTACTCGTTTTTATCATACACGCTATTCTTTAACAAAAAAGACAAGGTCAATCGATTGA
- a CDS encoding NAD(P)H-binding protein — MGSNEEFHVVTGAFGYTGKYIAQKLLSLGKKVRTITGHPNRLNPFGDKIGISPFSFDNPAELVKSLRGAITLYNTYWVRFSYKHVTFDKAVENTKVLIRAAEEAGVRKIVHISITNASESSPFPYFRGKGVLEKAVCQSGMSYAIIRPTVLFGHEDILINNIAWLLRRFPFFAILGSGAYQLQPVFVEDVAELAVQAGQYEENILLDAVGPEIYAFREMVQLIAEKVRSKAKIIYLRPELTLLFSRLIGYVVNDVILTRDEGYGLMSNLLISGNPPTGRTRLSAWLTDHEEDIGIKYASELGRHYH, encoded by the coding sequence ATGGGAAGTAATGAAGAATTCCATGTCGTGACAGGGGCGTTTGGTTATACGGGTAAATATATAGCACAAAAACTCCTGTCTCTGGGAAAAAAGGTCCGCACGATTACGGGGCATCCGAACCGTCTAAACCCTTTTGGAGACAAGATAGGTATTTCCCCATTCAGTTTTGACAATCCGGCTGAATTGGTTAAAAGTTTGCGGGGAGCAATAACCCTTTACAATACTTATTGGGTGCGCTTTTCCTACAAACACGTTACTTTTGACAAGGCTGTTGAAAACACAAAGGTACTGATTAGGGCGGCAGAAGAGGCCGGCGTCCGAAAGATTGTTCACATTAGCATCACGAATGCCTCTGAGTCATCGCCTTTTCCCTATTTCAGAGGAAAGGGCGTCCTGGAAAAGGCCGTTTGTCAGTCAGGTATGTCCTACGCCATCATCCGTCCCACCGTTCTCTTTGGGCACGAGGATATTCTTATTAACAACATTGCCTGGCTCTTACGGAGGTTTCCCTTCTTTGCCATTCTTGGTTCCGGTGCTTATCAACTGCAACCCGTCTTTGTCGAAGATGTGGCCGAACTCGCTGTACAAGCTGGTCAATACGAAGAGAATATTCTTCTGGATGCCGTTGGTCCGGAAATTTATGCATTTCGTGAAATGGTTCAACTCATTGCAGAAAAAGTCCGTAGCAAGGCGAAAATAATTTATCTCAGGCCGGAATTAACGCTTCTCTTTTCAAGATTGATCGGCTATGTTGTCAATGATGTGATATTAACCCGGGATGAAGGCTACGGGCTAATGTCGAATCTCCTGATTTCCGGAAATCCTCCAACCGGAAGGACACGACTCAGCGCTTGGTTGACTGATCATGAAGAGGATATTGGGATTAAATATGCCTCTGAATTGGGACGACACTATCATTAG